Proteins encoded within one genomic window of Saccharopolyspora pogona:
- a CDS encoding OsmC family protein, translating to MPQAHSYRTTVIWTGNTGDGTASYRGYSREHVVDIDGKPPLKASADPAFRGDPELHNPEDLLVAALSQCHMLWYLALCSTSGVVVTAYQDDASGDMVEDPDTGGQFTEVVLRPQVTIADVAMLPMAEKLHEQAQSKCFIANSVNFPVRHEPEITTPQ from the coding sequence ATGCCGCAGGCGCATTCCTATCGAACGACAGTCATCTGGACCGGCAACACCGGCGACGGCACCGCTTCGTACCGCGGCTACAGCCGCGAACACGTCGTGGACATCGACGGCAAGCCGCCGCTGAAGGCGTCGGCCGATCCCGCTTTCCGCGGCGATCCCGAACTCCACAACCCGGAAGACCTCCTGGTCGCGGCTTTGTCCCAGTGCCACATGCTGTGGTATCTCGCGCTGTGCAGCACCTCGGGCGTCGTCGTCACCGCCTACCAGGACGACGCGAGCGGAGACATGGTTGAAGACCCCGACACCGGTGGGCAGTTCACCGAGGTCGTGCTCCGCCCACAGGTGACGATCGCCGACGTGGCGATGCTGCCGATGGCCGAGAAGCTGCACGAGCAGGCGCAAAGCAAGTGCTTCATCGCCAACTCGGTCAACTTCCCGGTCCGCCACGAGCCCGAGATCACCACCCCGCAGTGA
- a CDS encoding dTMP kinase translates to MGRLIVIEGLDGAGKRTLANGIAAELTARGRSVTRSAFPRYADDVHAELFAEALRGRHGDLGGSVHGMAVLNALDRRAAADSLRADLRAHDVVLLDRYVASNAAYGAARLHQDGHGDFVAWVHELEVTRFALPKPDLQILLQVPSEVAAARAEHRERTEVDRQRDAFESDASLQQRCGKVYEQLAAENWWSPWVVVDGVNHVDFAALVDEHVLVW, encoded by the coding sequence GTGGGTCGACTAATCGTCATCGAGGGTCTGGACGGCGCTGGCAAGCGCACGCTCGCCAACGGGATCGCGGCGGAGCTGACCGCTCGCGGCCGCTCCGTGACCCGCTCGGCGTTCCCGCGCTATGCGGACGACGTCCACGCCGAGCTCTTCGCCGAGGCGCTCCGCGGTCGCCACGGCGACCTCGGCGGCTCCGTCCACGGCATGGCCGTCCTCAACGCGCTCGACCGCCGCGCCGCGGCGGACTCGCTGCGCGCGGACCTCCGCGCGCACGACGTCGTCCTCCTCGACCGCTACGTCGCCTCGAACGCCGCCTACGGCGCCGCTCGGCTCCACCAGGACGGCCACGGCGACTTCGTCGCCTGGGTCCACGAGCTGGAGGTGACGCGCTTCGCGCTGCCGAAACCGGATCTGCAGATCCTGCTGCAGGTTCCGTCGGAGGTGGCGGCCGCCCGCGCCGAGCACCGGGAACGGACCGAAGTGGACCGCCAGCGCGATGCCTTCGAGTCGGATGCGTCGTTGCAGCAGCGCTGCGGCAAGGTCTACGAGCAGCTTGCGGCGGAGAACTGGTGGTCGCCATGGGTGGTGGTAGACGGCGTGAACCACGTGGACTTCGCGGCTCTCGTCGACGAGCACGTCCTGGTGTGGTGA
- the mtrA gene encoding MtrAB system response regulator MtrA, with translation MKARVLVVDDDPALAEMLTIVLRGEGFETAVVNDGTKALPALRELKPDLVLLDLMLPGVNGIDVCKAIRTESVVPIVMLTAKSDTVDVVLGLESGADDYVVKPFKPKELIARLRARLRRTDAEPAEVLTIGDVTIDVPGHEVTRDGQPIALTPLEFDLLVALARKPRQVFTREVLLEQVWGYRHAADTRLVNVHVQRLRSKVERDPERPEVVLTVRGVGYKAGPP, from the coding sequence ATGAAGGCACGCGTGCTCGTGGTGGACGACGATCCGGCCCTGGCCGAAATGCTGACCATCGTGCTCCGGGGCGAGGGGTTCGAGACCGCCGTCGTCAACGATGGCACCAAGGCGTTGCCTGCCTTGCGGGAGCTCAAGCCGGACCTGGTCCTGCTGGACCTGATGCTGCCGGGGGTTAACGGCATCGACGTCTGCAAGGCCATCCGCACCGAGTCCGTCGTGCCGATCGTGATGTTGACCGCGAAGAGCGACACGGTCGACGTGGTGCTGGGCCTGGAATCCGGCGCCGACGACTACGTGGTCAAGCCGTTCAAGCCGAAGGAGCTGATCGCCCGGCTGCGGGCCCGGCTGCGCCGGACCGATGCGGAGCCGGCCGAGGTGCTGACCATCGGCGACGTGACCATCGACGTGCCCGGCCACGAGGTGACCCGCGACGGCCAGCCGATCGCGCTGACCCCACTGGAGTTCGACCTGCTGGTGGCGCTGGCCCGCAAGCCGCGCCAGGTGTTCACCCGCGAGGTCCTGCTGGAGCAGGTGTGGGGTTACCGGCATGCCGCCGACACCCGGTTGGTCAACGTCCACGTCCAGCGCCTGCGGTCGAAGGTGGAGCGCGACCCGGAGCGCCCCGAGGTGGTGCTCACGGTCCGTGGCGTCGGTTACAAGGCGGGCCCCCCGTGA
- the mtrB gene encoding MtrAB system histidine kinase MtrB, with the protein MSVWTRRGRLVQRLISRVREEVRSRWRRFEALWRRSMQLRVVVSTLALSMAVVFVLGMVLQWQITSQLLTAKETAAISQVEVSQPILERELTAVDPNADNVAEQLQAALNRLTTTSSGQSTTDTVAGAFEPVLVDGRAPGDRRLQPAAGPISYVPDDLRQFVERGQLTTKITTVTNETGPVTMLAVGTPVSTATRPLQVYLLFPLTAEQNTLRVVQQTLLLGALVLLVLLGAITNLVTRQVVRPVRQAAQIAEQLAEGDLDKRMRVIGEDDVARLAESFNEMADSLKHQITKLEEFGQLQRRFTSDVSHELRTPLTTVRMAADVLHASREQFPPGLSRSTELLVDELDRFESLLADLLEISRLDAGVADLAAEPLDLTELAERSVESLRAIADTSGVALRVIAPSTAGADLTIVADARRVERIMRNLVANAIDHAEGGPVEIRFGGNEHAVAVTVRDYGVGLRSGEAELVFTRFWRADPSRNRRTGGTGLGLSISQEDARLHGGTLDAWGEPGEGSCFRLTLPRRPGDSFDESPLQLPGTRRIAAPEALLAAGVGPPQDGEAGEAGEREIRDLGPARLSEETWEDK; encoded by the coding sequence GTGAGCGTGTGGACGCGTCGAGGCCGCTTGGTTCAGCGGCTGATCAGCCGTGTCCGCGAAGAGGTCCGCAGCCGGTGGCGCCGCTTCGAGGCGCTGTGGCGGCGCTCGATGCAGTTGCGCGTCGTGGTAAGCACCCTCGCCCTGTCGATGGCCGTGGTCTTCGTGCTGGGCATGGTGCTGCAGTGGCAGATCACCTCGCAGCTGTTGACCGCCAAGGAGACCGCCGCGATCTCGCAGGTCGAGGTCAGCCAGCCGATCCTGGAGCGCGAACTGACCGCGGTCGACCCGAATGCGGACAACGTCGCCGAACAGCTGCAGGCCGCGCTGAACCGGCTGACGACGACGTCCTCCGGGCAGTCCACGACCGACACGGTGGCCGGGGCGTTCGAGCCAGTGCTGGTCGACGGTCGCGCGCCGGGTGACCGGCGGCTGCAACCGGCCGCGGGCCCGATCTCCTACGTGCCGGACGACCTGCGCCAGTTCGTCGAGCGCGGCCAGCTGACCACCAAGATCACCACGGTGACGAACGAGACCGGCCCCGTCACGATGCTCGCGGTGGGCACCCCGGTGAGCACCGCGACCCGGCCGCTGCAGGTCTACCTGCTGTTCCCGCTGACCGCCGAGCAGAACACCCTCCGGGTCGTGCAGCAAACCCTGCTGCTCGGCGCGCTGGTGCTGCTGGTGCTGCTGGGCGCCATCACGAACCTGGTGACCCGCCAGGTAGTGCGCCCGGTGCGGCAGGCCGCGCAGATCGCCGAGCAGCTCGCCGAGGGCGATCTGGACAAGCGGATGCGGGTGATCGGCGAGGACGACGTGGCCCGGCTGGCCGAGTCGTTCAACGAGATGGCCGACAGCCTCAAGCACCAGATCACGAAGCTCGAGGAGTTCGGCCAGCTGCAGCGCCGGTTCACCTCGGACGTCTCCCATGAGCTGCGCACCCCGCTGACCACGGTGCGGATGGCCGCCGACGTGCTGCACGCCTCCCGGGAGCAGTTCCCGCCCGGTCTGTCCCGCTCGACCGAGCTGCTGGTGGACGAGCTCGACCGGTTCGAATCGCTGCTGGCCGACCTGCTGGAAATCTCCCGGTTGGACGCCGGCGTCGCCGACCTGGCCGCCGAGCCGCTGGACCTCACCGAGCTGGCGGAGCGTTCGGTGGAGTCGTTGCGTGCGATCGCCGACACCAGCGGTGTGGCGCTGCGGGTGATCGCGCCGTCCACCGCGGGCGCCGATCTCACCATCGTCGCCGACGCCCGCCGGGTGGAGCGGATCATGCGGAACCTGGTGGCCAACGCAATCGACCACGCCGAAGGCGGACCGGTGGAGATTCGCTTCGGCGGGAACGAGCATGCGGTCGCGGTGACCGTCCGTGACTACGGCGTCGGGCTGCGCTCGGGCGAGGCCGAGCTGGTGTTCACCCGGTTCTGGCGGGCCGACCCGTCCCGGAACAGGCGCACCGGCGGCACCGGCCTCGGGCTGTCGATCAGCCAGGAGGACGCCCGGTTGCACGGCGGCACGCTGGACGCGTGGGGCGAGCCCGGCGAGGGCTCCTGCTTCCGGCTCACCCTGCCCCGACGGCCGGGGGACTCGTTCGACGAAAGCCCGCTGCAACTGCCCGGCACCCGCCGCATCGCTGCGCCGGAGGCGCTGCTCGCAGCCGGCGTCGGTCCGCCGCAGGATGGCGAGGCCGGAGAGGCCGGTGAGCGGGAGATCCGCGACCTCGGACCGGCGCGGCTCTCCGAGGAGACCTGGGAGGACAAGTGA
- a CDS encoding LpqB family beta-propeller domain-containing protein produces the protein MRDVRLVRRVAVLLALLLSVSACASIPESSDPKAVRAVDESNATAPVPQPPSGTDPLALVRSFVNSSAVPESNHESARLHLTPPVGRAWAPPPGLLIVDNVDTIPAQPAVPLPNGAQVVGLQADKVGRLLPDSSFVPETGEYQTQVRVERQPNGEWRIATPPPELVTSRSSFNAVYRAVPIYFMDHDSTGVVPDLRYVGSQPASTLPRRVVDLLTSGPSEGLQSAMHTAIPAGVHPKTNPTETRDGALEVNLSDLGTLPRENRRLIAAQVVFTLQSVSNARVRLKVEGSPLLSDGKDLWPTDLGSYETNNIPRQDLPGLAVVDERLVVLNENAPPIPGPAGSGEYDVLRAGQSPDGAQLAAVTRRPGGVGVELRVGRYGGHLPELPTTGSDMSKPTWRGKSEVWTVVDGRDVVRALASGNSWVPRQVDAGALSGRGPINDLRLSRDGTRVAAVVNGRLVVAGVSDQDDRVVLQRPIELPSPEAMRITGVEWLQNDSLVAVTDSNTTPVFEVSVDGFRWAPFTAANLGQPLKAVTVASGGRVVVGDRSGIWESRDTDDVWSLLPVPIRGGSIPFFPG, from the coding sequence GTGAGGGACGTGCGTCTCGTCCGCCGGGTGGCGGTGCTGTTGGCCCTGCTGCTGTCGGTGTCGGCGTGCGCATCGATCCCGGAGAGCTCGGATCCGAAGGCGGTCCGGGCGGTCGACGAGAGCAACGCGACCGCGCCGGTGCCCCAGCCGCCCAGCGGCACCGACCCGCTCGCCCTGGTCCGCAGCTTCGTCAACTCGTCCGCCGTCCCGGAGAGCAACCACGAGTCGGCGCGGCTGCACCTCACCCCGCCGGTCGGCCGGGCCTGGGCCCCGCCGCCGGGCCTGCTGATCGTGGACAACGTCGACACGATCCCGGCGCAGCCTGCCGTGCCATTGCCCAACGGTGCGCAGGTGGTCGGCCTGCAGGCCGACAAAGTGGGGCGGCTTCTGCCGGACTCGTCCTTCGTGCCCGAGACCGGTGAGTACCAGACGCAGGTGCGCGTGGAGCGGCAGCCGAACGGCGAGTGGCGCATCGCGACGCCGCCACCCGAACTCGTCACCAGCCGGAGCTCGTTCAACGCCGTGTACCGGGCGGTCCCGATCTACTTCATGGACCACGATTCGACCGGCGTCGTCCCGGATTTGCGGTACGTGGGTTCGCAGCCGGCGAGTACGCTGCCCAGGCGGGTCGTCGACCTGCTGACCAGCGGGCCGTCCGAAGGTCTGCAGTCGGCGATGCACACGGCCATCCCCGCCGGGGTGCATCCGAAGACCAACCCCACCGAAACCAGGGACGGTGCCCTGGAGGTCAACCTCAGCGATCTCGGCACTTTGCCGCGTGAAAACCGTCGGCTGATCGCGGCCCAGGTCGTGTTCACCCTGCAAAGCGTCAGCAACGCACGCGTGCGGCTGAAGGTGGAGGGCTCGCCGCTGCTGTCGGACGGGAAGGACCTGTGGCCCACCGACCTCGGGTCCTACGAGACCAACAACATCCCGCGCCAGGACTTGCCCGGGTTGGCCGTGGTCGACGAGCGGCTGGTGGTCCTGAACGAGAACGCGCCGCCGATCCCGGGTCCGGCCGGCTCGGGCGAGTACGACGTGCTCCGGGCCGGGCAGTCGCCCGACGGCGCACAGCTCGCGGCGGTCACCCGACGCCCCGGTGGCGTCGGTGTCGAGCTGCGGGTCGGCCGCTACGGCGGGCACCTGCCCGAACTCCCGACTACCGGTTCCGACATGAGCAAACCGACCTGGCGCGGGAAATCCGAGGTGTGGACCGTTGTGGACGGTCGCGACGTGGTCCGCGCGCTGGCCAGCGGCAACAGCTGGGTGCCGCGTCAAGTGGATGCCGGGGCGCTCTCCGGTCGCGGGCCGATCAACGACCTGCGGCTGTCCCGCGACGGCACCCGGGTCGCGGCGGTGGTCAACGGGCGGCTCGTGGTGGCCGGAGTGTCCGATCAGGACGATCGGGTGGTGCTGCAACGGCCGATCGAGCTGCCGTCCCCGGAGGCAATGCGGATCACCGGCGTCGAGTGGCTGCAGAACGACTCGCTGGTGGCGGTCACCGACAGCAACACCACGCCGGTATTCGAGGTGTCGGTCGACGGGTTCCGCTGGGCCCCGTTCACCGCGGCGAACCTCGGCCAGCCGTTGAAAGCGGTGACGGTCGCAAGCGGTGGCCGGGTGGTTGTCGGCGACCGCAGCGGGATCTGGGAGTCCCGGGACACCGACGACGTCTGGTCCCTGCTTCCGGTCCCGATCCGCGGTGGCTCCATCCCGTTCTTCCCCGGCTGA
- a CDS encoding ComF family protein — MRVPWLGGGLSGLVDLVLPLRCAGCDVAGTAWCRDCSRELGGLRRVERPLLEPGPPAYALGRYRGAARRAVLAYKESGRRYLAEPLARHLAVGLCAIAAEHRLDQAWCLVPAPSRAIASRRRGGAHMSRIAHRAAAALTASGQPSVVADCLITARGAADSAGLDAAERVRNLSGRVLGRTGRIPPPTAQVALIDDVITTAATAASCVAVLGTAGVEVAAVLSLTATAG; from the coding sequence ATGCGCGTTCCTTGGCTCGGCGGCGGGCTTTCCGGGCTGGTCGACCTGGTGCTGCCGCTGCGCTGCGCGGGCTGCGACGTGGCAGGCACGGCCTGGTGCCGGGACTGCTCGCGCGAGCTGGGCGGGCTCCGCCGCGTCGAACGACCGCTGCTCGAACCGGGTCCACCGGCGTACGCGCTCGGCAGGTACCGGGGCGCGGCCCGCCGTGCGGTGCTCGCCTACAAGGAGTCCGGTCGCCGCTACCTAGCCGAGCCGCTGGCCCGGCACCTCGCGGTCGGGCTGTGCGCGATCGCTGCGGAGCACCGGCTCGACCAGGCGTGGTGTCTGGTGCCGGCGCCGTCGAGGGCGATCGCATCCCGTCGCCGGGGTGGCGCGCACATGTCCCGCATCGCGCACCGGGCGGCGGCCGCGCTGACCGCATCTGGCCAACCCTCGGTCGTCGCGGATTGCCTGATCACCGCACGTGGGGCGGCGGACTCGGCCGGTCTGGATGCGGCCGAACGAGTGCGCAACCTGTCCGGCCGAGTGCTCGGCCGGACAGGTCGAATTCCACCGCCGACGGCGCAAGTGGCCCTGATCGACGACGTCATCACCACCGCGGCGACAGCCGCGAGCTGCGTGGCGGTGCTCGGAACCGCAGGTGTCGAAGTCGCTGCGGTGCTCAGCCTGACCGCGACGGCGGGCTGA
- the hpf gene encoding ribosome hibernation-promoting factor, HPF/YfiA family codes for MDIVVKGRNVEVPEHYREQVNAKLTRLERYNKKAIRADVELFHERNPRQAKNCQRVEITLMGKGTPVRAEACAGDFYAALDAATTKLESRLRRMHDRRKVHYGQHNPTSVAEATAAMADRPVVMGQGAAAAEGRTALLEAPREVDEYAAEVPEQRMAAEDGYEPGRVVREKEHPAKPMTVDQALYEMELVGHDFYLFSDADSGRPSVVYRRKGFDYGVIRLADAL; via the coding sequence ATGGACATCGTCGTCAAGGGTCGCAACGTCGAGGTTCCCGAGCACTACCGGGAGCAGGTCAATGCGAAGCTGACCCGGCTTGAGCGGTACAACAAGAAGGCCATTCGGGCTGATGTGGAACTGTTCCACGAGCGGAACCCCCGCCAGGCCAAGAACTGCCAGCGAGTCGAGATCACGCTGATGGGCAAGGGCACGCCCGTTCGTGCCGAGGCCTGCGCCGGCGATTTCTACGCCGCACTCGACGCCGCGACGACCAAGCTGGAGAGCAGGCTCCGGCGCATGCACGACCGTAGAAAGGTGCACTACGGACAGCACAACCCGACTTCTGTGGCCGAGGCGACCGCAGCGATGGCGGACCGGCCCGTGGTGATGGGCCAGGGCGCCGCCGCGGCCGAAGGACGGACCGCGCTGCTGGAAGCGCCCCGGGAGGTGGACGAGTACGCCGCCGAGGTACCGGAACAGCGGATGGCCGCGGAGGACGGGTACGAACCCGGTCGGGTCGTCCGAGAGAAGGAACACCCGGCCAAACCGATGACCGTCGACCAGGCTCTCTACGAGATGGAACTGGTCGGACACGATTTCTACCTCTTCTCCGACGCCGATAGCGGTAGGCCGAGCGTGGTCTACCGGCGGAAGGGATTCGACTACGGCGTGATCAGGTTGGCGGACGCCCTGTAG
- the secA gene encoding preprotein translocase subunit SecA, which translates to MVLSRLLRAGEGKMLKRLRNIATHINELEKDVVALSDAELRGKTDEFKRRHAEGEALDELLPEAFAVAREGAKRTLGQRHFDVQLMGGATLHLGNIAEMKTGEGKTLTCVLPAYLNAITGKGVHVVTTNDYLARRDAEWMGRVHRFLGLEVGAILADMTPEQRRKAYAADITYGTNNEFGFDYLRDNMAWSLADCVQRGHNFAVVDEVDSILIDEARTPLIISGPADQSSRWYQEFARLAPMLKRDQHYEVDERKRTVGVTEDGVTLIEDQLGIDNLYEAANTPLVGYLNNALKAKELYKCDKDYIVRDGEVLIVDEFTGRILAGRRYNEGMHQAIEAKEGVEIKAENQTLATITLQNYFRLYDKLAGMTGTAETEAAEFHTTYKLGVVPIPTNKPMARADQPDLVYKAEPAKFDAVAEDIEERYQAGQPVLVGTTSVERSEYLSKLLTQKGIPHNVLNAKNHAREAAIIAEAGRKGAITVATNMAGRGTDIVLGGNIDHLADAELRSRGLDPVENREQYEAEWPAVVEKITAQAKAEGEEIREVGGLYVLGTERHESRRIDNQLRGRSGRQGDPGESRFYLSLGDELMRRFNAAMVETVMTRLKVPDEVPIEHKMVSRAIRSAQTQVEQQNMEIRKNVLKYDEVMNQQRTVIYDERHRVLAGEDLHEQVMHMLTDVVTAYVDAETAEGYAEDWDFEKLWTALKALYPVSIGWEALVEDEEDLSRERLLELVLEDARDAYAKREAEVDGKVGPGAMRELERRVVLSVLDRKWREHLYEMDYLKEGIGLRAMAQRDPLIEYRREGFDMFGAMLEALKEESVGFLFNVQVEAAEPQPVPEAPAVPVSVSQVGSGTPDVPQTPQPTQPAPQQAAQPRPKRARPASAGPALSQLAPTGDGEQVPSALRGKGLGSPQQQGLSYSGPNETGGVETSNDADQGPEARGGTRRERRAAARAESKKQKKR; encoded by the coding sequence ATGGTCCTGTCCCGACTGCTCCGCGCCGGCGAGGGCAAGATGCTCAAGCGTCTGCGCAACATCGCGACGCACATCAACGAGCTTGAAAAGGACGTCGTCGCACTGTCCGACGCTGAGCTGCGGGGCAAGACCGACGAGTTCAAACGCCGACACGCCGAAGGTGAAGCCCTCGACGAACTGCTGCCCGAAGCCTTCGCGGTGGCTCGGGAGGGCGCCAAGCGCACTCTGGGCCAGCGCCACTTCGACGTGCAGCTGATGGGCGGCGCGACCCTTCATCTCGGCAACATCGCCGAGATGAAGACCGGTGAGGGTAAGACCCTGACCTGCGTGCTGCCCGCCTACCTCAACGCGATCACCGGCAAGGGCGTGCACGTCGTCACGACCAACGACTACCTGGCACGCCGCGACGCCGAGTGGATGGGCCGCGTGCACCGCTTCCTCGGCCTGGAAGTCGGCGCGATCCTGGCCGACATGACGCCGGAGCAGCGGCGCAAGGCCTACGCAGCGGACATCACCTACGGCACGAACAACGAGTTCGGCTTCGACTACCTGCGCGACAACATGGCCTGGAGCCTGGCCGACTGCGTGCAGCGCGGGCACAACTTCGCCGTCGTCGACGAGGTCGACTCCATCCTGATCGACGAGGCCCGGACGCCGCTGATCATCTCCGGTCCCGCCGACCAGTCCTCGCGCTGGTACCAGGAGTTCGCCCGGCTCGCCCCGATGCTCAAGCGCGACCAGCACTACGAGGTGGACGAGCGCAAGCGCACCGTCGGCGTCACCGAAGACGGCGTCACCCTCATCGAGGACCAGCTCGGCATCGACAACCTCTACGAGGCGGCCAACACCCCGCTGGTCGGCTACCTCAACAACGCGCTGAAGGCCAAGGAGCTCTACAAGTGTGACAAGGACTACATCGTCCGCGACGGCGAGGTGCTGATCGTCGACGAGTTCACCGGCCGCATCCTGGCCGGGCGCCGCTACAACGAGGGCATGCACCAGGCGATCGAGGCCAAGGAAGGCGTCGAGATCAAGGCCGAGAACCAGACTCTGGCCACGATCACGCTGCAGAACTACTTCCGCCTCTACGACAAGCTGGCCGGCATGACCGGTACGGCCGAGACCGAGGCGGCCGAGTTCCACACCACCTACAAGCTAGGCGTGGTGCCGATCCCGACCAACAAGCCGATGGCCCGTGCCGACCAGCCCGACCTGGTCTACAAGGCCGAGCCGGCGAAGTTCGATGCGGTCGCCGAGGACATCGAGGAGCGGTACCAGGCGGGCCAGCCGGTCCTGGTGGGCACCACCAGCGTGGAGCGCTCCGAGTACCTATCGAAGCTGCTCACCCAAAAGGGCATCCCGCACAACGTGCTGAACGCGAAGAACCACGCGCGGGAAGCCGCGATCATTGCCGAGGCGGGTCGCAAGGGCGCGATCACGGTCGCCACCAACATGGCCGGTCGCGGTACCGACATCGTGCTCGGCGGCAACATCGACCACCTCGCCGACGCCGAACTGCGCAGCCGCGGCCTCGACCCGGTGGAGAACCGCGAGCAGTACGAAGCCGAATGGCCTGCGGTGGTCGAAAAGATCACCGCGCAGGCCAAGGCCGAGGGCGAGGAGATCCGCGAGGTCGGCGGCCTCTACGTGCTGGGTACCGAGCGGCACGAGTCGCGGCGCATCGACAACCAGCTCCGCGGCCGTTCCGGCCGGCAGGGCGACCCCGGCGAGTCTCGGTTCTACCTGTCGCTGGGCGACGAGCTGATGCGGCGCTTCAACGCCGCGATGGTCGAGACCGTGATGACCCGGCTCAAGGTGCCCGACGAGGTGCCGATCGAGCACAAGATGGTCAGCCGCGCCATCCGCAGCGCGCAGACCCAGGTCGAGCAGCAGAACATGGAGATCCGCAAGAACGTCCTCAAGTACGACGAGGTCATGAACCAGCAGCGGACCGTCATCTACGACGAGCGGCACCGCGTGCTGGCCGGTGAGGACCTGCACGAGCAGGTCATGCACATGCTCACCGACGTGGTGACCGCCTACGTCGACGCGGAGACCGCCGAGGGCTACGCCGAGGACTGGGACTTCGAGAAGCTCTGGACCGCGCTGAAGGCCCTCTACCCGGTGTCGATCGGCTGGGAAGCGCTCGTCGAGGACGAGGAGGACCTGTCCAGGGAGCGCCTGCTGGAGCTCGTCCTGGAGGACGCGCGCGACGCGTACGCGAAGCGCGAGGCGGAGGTCGACGGCAAGGTCGGGCCGGGCGCGATGCGCGAGCTCGAGCGCCGGGTGGTGCTCAGCGTCCTGGACCGCAAGTGGCGCGAACACCTCTACGAGATGGACTACCTCAAGGAGGGCATCGGGCTGCGGGCGATGGCGCAGCGCGACCCATTGATCGAGTACCGCCGCGAGGGCTTCGACATGTTCGGGGCGATGCTGGAGGCGCTCAAGGAGGAGTCTGTCGGATTCCTGTTCAACGTCCAGGTCGAGGCGGCCGAGCCGCAGCCCGTGCCGGAGGCCCCGGCGGTGCCGGTGTCGGTCAGCCAGGTCGGCAGCGGCACTCCGGACGTGCCCCAGACCCCGCAGCCGACGCAACCGGCCCCGCAGCAGGCCGCGCAACCGCGGCCCAAGCGGGCCCGGCCTGCGTCCGCCGGCCCCGCGTTGAGCCAGCTCGCGCCGACGGGTGACGGCGAGCAGGTCCCGTCGGCGCTGCGCGGCAAGGGCCTCGGTTCGCCGCAGCAGCAGGGGCTGAGCTACTCCGGGCCGAACGAGACCGGCGGCGTGGAGACCAGCAACGACGCGGACCAGGGCCCGGAGGCGCGCGGCGGCACCCGTCGCGAGCGCCGGGCGGCCGCCCGAGCCGAGTCGAAGAAGCAGAAGAAGCGCTGA
- a CDS encoding Rv3235 family protein yields the protein MTAVLTIETPLAETVAGSSASAVAEFIGEQVFEVLSGRRAMHEVREYVSREVAGLLLTTRLHAAQGPDYRLRSVHACLVTGFAVEACMIVGTRYRVRALVMRVEQDDGHWVCTLLSLV from the coding sequence ATGACCGCAGTGTTGACGATCGAGACGCCGCTGGCCGAGACGGTGGCCGGTAGCAGCGCTTCCGCCGTCGCCGAGTTCATCGGCGAGCAGGTCTTCGAAGTGCTGTCCGGGCGCCGGGCCATGCACGAGGTGCGGGAGTACGTCTCGCGGGAAGTGGCCGGGTTGCTGCTGACGACCCGGCTGCACGCGGCACAAGGCCCGGACTACCGGCTGCGTTCCGTTCACGCCTGCCTGGTCACCGGGTTCGCGGTGGAGGCCTGCATGATCGTCGGAACGCGCTACCGGGTCCGGGCCCTGGTCATGCGCGTCGAACAGGACGACGGGCACTGGGTTTGCACCCTGTTGTCCCTGGTCTGA
- a CDS encoding HAD-IA family hydrolase, which yields MDLKGLLLDYAGVLDDPGDDPSGAPPLVEVARCVRGAGIGTALVSNAGGLCDPDLADLFDAVVLSGAVGVSKPNAEIYLLAARRLGLEPGQCVFVDDLPRNVAGAVGAGMVGVRHRDVASTVTDLAALFDLEITL from the coding sequence GTGGATCTCAAGGGGCTGCTGCTGGACTACGCCGGGGTGCTCGACGATCCGGGCGACGATCCGTCGGGTGCGCCGCCGCTGGTGGAGGTCGCCCGCTGCGTTCGGGGCGCCGGGATCGGCACCGCGCTGGTGTCCAACGCCGGCGGCCTTTGCGATCCGGATCTGGCTGATCTGTTCGACGCGGTGGTGCTGTCCGGAGCGGTCGGTGTCTCGAAGCCGAACGCCGAGATCTACCTGCTGGCCGCACGCCGACTGGGACTCGAACCGGGCCAGTGCGTTTTCGTCGACGACCTTCCCCGGAACGTGGCCGGCGCGGTCGGTGCGGGGATGGTCGGCGTCCGCCACCGCGACGTCGCTTCGACGGTCACCGACCTGGCCGCGCTCTTCGACCTGGAGATCACCCTCTGA